One Halorientalis litorea DNA segment encodes these proteins:
- a CDS encoding glycosyltransferase, which yields MSGDTDDDSVVLFARKTLENNTRIFKQAKTLTEEGYDVTLIGIKPTHLPREEEQEGYTIVRVGKITPDLTRLRNVSKKLIPLYPLYVVLKWFVLHLLSLVRGVKRLVGPLLRRSLSGLRALVPRRLAWAYNVATGLTYRHLRIAKIRWYVKSRLIRLRTRYGSQTRSRIPRRPTGRGRLRRLYVRSRRLLDRGLTRLLQRLLAHGRWFVMSYNYYRKSYRAMKERDLDPDVVQANDLNTLVVAILAARRHDAPLYYDAQELYTEIHTLPGWYSRLLSVQERVLIRFADRVTVVNPFIAEVMEERYGREIDDVILNCPPFDPVEDVDARPGTTAREKFDIDPETPVVLYSGGLSTQRGLENLVKAMADVPDAVLVILGEGPLRNELEAMTLKYDIEERVYFSEFVPHEEVPTFIASADVGVVPYERVGMNHFLCSPSKLFHYMMAELVVVGSAFPFLGHVIEGHDIGGTFDPQDHQSMAEAIGDIVADSDRLDRHRENVAEAKHRYTWEHEAETFLAQYEAVNGEVGGESVSEEEDAQQRRSATAAQ from the coding sequence ATGAGCGGCGATACCGACGACGACAGCGTGGTCCTGTTCGCCCGCAAGACGCTGGAGAACAACACGCGCATCTTCAAGCAGGCGAAGACGCTGACCGAGGAGGGTTACGACGTAACTCTCATCGGCATCAAGCCGACGCATCTGCCGCGTGAGGAAGAACAGGAGGGGTACACAATCGTTCGCGTCGGGAAGATAACGCCGGACTTGACGCGACTGCGGAACGTCTCGAAGAAACTCATTCCGCTGTACCCGCTGTACGTTGTCCTGAAGTGGTTCGTGCTCCACCTGCTGTCGTTGGTGCGGGGGGTGAAGCGTCTCGTCGGTCCGCTACTCCGGCGGTCGCTGTCCGGACTCCGCGCACTCGTGCCCCGTCGTCTCGCGTGGGCGTACAACGTCGCGACGGGACTCACCTACCGCCACCTCCGCATCGCCAAGATACGCTGGTACGTCAAGAGCCGACTCATCAGGTTGCGGACGCGCTACGGCAGCCAGACCCGGAGTCGGATACCCCGTCGTCCCACGGGCAGGGGTCGGCTCCGTCGTCTCTACGTCCGGTCGAGGCGTCTGCTTGACCGGGGGCTCACTCGTCTGCTCCAACGACTGCTCGCCCACGGTCGGTGGTTCGTGATGTCGTACAACTACTACCGGAAGAGCTACCGGGCGATGAAAGAGCGTGACCTCGACCCGGACGTGGTGCAGGCCAACGACCTGAACACGCTCGTCGTCGCGATTCTCGCGGCGCGCCGTCACGACGCACCCCTCTACTACGATGCCCAAGAGTTGTACACCGAGATTCACACGCTCCCGGGGTGGTACAGCCGACTGCTCAGCGTGCAAGAACGTGTGCTCATCCGCTTCGCCGACCGCGTGACCGTGGTCAACCCCTTCATCGCCGAAGTGATGGAGGAGCGGTACGGGCGAGAGATAGACGACGTGATACTGAACTGCCCGCCGTTCGACCCGGTCGAGGACGTGGACGCGCGGCCGGGGACGACGGCCCGCGAGAAGTTCGACATCGACCCGGAGACGCCGGTGGTGCTGTACAGCGGCGGCCTCTCGACCCAGCGCGGACTGGAGAATCTCGTCAAGGCGATGGCGGACGTACCCGACGCAGTCCTCGTGATTCTGGGTGAGGGGCCACTCCGCAACGAACTGGAGGCGATGACTCTCAAGTACGACATCGAGGAGCGCGTGTACTTCTCTGAGTTCGTTCCCCACGAGGAGGTGCCGACGTTCATCGCCTCGGCGGACGTCGGCGTCGTCCCCTACGAGCGGGTCGGGATGAACCACTTCCTCTGTAGCCCGAGCAAACTGTTCCACTACATGATGGCCGAACTGGTCGTCGTCGGGAGCGCGTTCCCGTTTCTCGGCCACGTCATCGAGGGCCACGACATCGGCGGCACCTTCGACCCGCAGGACCACCAGAGCATGGCCGAAGCCATCGGCGACATCGTCGCGGACTCCGACCGACTAGACCGCCATCGGGAGAACGTCGCCGAGGCCAAGCACCGCTACACGTGGGAGCACGAGGCCGAGACGTTCCTCGCACAGTACGAGGCAGTGAACGGTGAAGTCGGCGGCGAGTCGGTGTCGGAGGAGGAAGACGCCCAGCAGCGTCGGTCGGCCACGGCCGCACAGTAG
- a CDS encoding glycosyltransferase family 4 protein produces the protein MKVLMGPQNFAGQPIKLVNSLEERGIEADLVQYGDTDFGYEADKVVDISGDRAKAQIETAKDVVEEDYDIVHLWHRPLFMGEGYDQLAGFDLPLLKSRDIRILYRFTGQDLRLESVQKDINPYNVYRYGYESNYDEERQREYLEFLEHYVDQFIVQDREMHGYRPDATIIPRAMDPDEWDPVGIDESKETPLVVHPPSNKDVKGSWFVQEAVDTLREEGLDFEYEEISGLPHEEAVEKYKQADVIVDQLLIGWHGVVTLEAMALGKPAVCYIRDDLNSDDVPVAEANPETLTDTLRELIRDPDKRARLGRDGREYVEENHDIETVTDQLVDLYEEVLEREPTGNMKPEATSDFDYLHSQYEDQRNKKFKLRYQMKKREELEEELQELQNKAEEYEELKEEVEDLRYKVQRYEELLE, from the coding sequence ATGAAGGTCCTTATGGGCCCCCAGAATTTCGCCGGGCAACCTATCAAACTAGTCAACAGCTTGGAAGAGCGTGGTATCGAGGCCGACCTCGTCCAGTACGGTGACACGGATTTCGGATACGAGGCCGACAAGGTGGTCGACATCTCCGGCGACCGAGCGAAAGCACAGATAGAGACTGCAAAGGACGTGGTCGAGGAGGATTACGACATCGTTCACCTCTGGCACCGTCCGCTGTTCATGGGAGAGGGGTACGACCAGTTGGCCGGATTCGACCTTCCGCTGTTGAAGTCGCGGGATATCCGAATTCTGTACCGGTTCACTGGACAGGACCTCCGATTAGAGAGCGTCCAGAAAGACATCAACCCGTACAACGTCTACAGATACGGTTACGAGTCTAATTACGACGAAGAACGGCAGCGCGAGTATCTCGAATTCCTCGAACACTACGTCGACCAGTTCATCGTTCAGGACCGCGAGATGCACGGCTACCGGCCAGACGCAACTATCATCCCCCGGGCGATGGACCCTGACGAGTGGGACCCCGTCGGAATCGACGAGAGCAAGGAAACCCCCCTCGTCGTTCACCCGCCCTCGAACAAAGACGTCAAAGGGTCGTGGTTCGTCCAGGAAGCGGTCGATACGCTCCGAGAGGAGGGATTGGACTTCGAGTACGAGGAAATCAGCGGCCTCCCGCACGAGGAAGCGGTCGAAAAGTATAAACAAGCCGATGTAATCGTCGACCAGTTGCTCATTGGATGGCACGGAGTCGTCACGCTGGAAGCGATGGCACTCGGAAAGCCTGCCGTCTGCTACATCCGCGACGACTTGAACTCCGACGACGTGCCGGTTGCGGAAGCGAACCCCGAAACCCTCACCGACACACTCCGGGAGTTGATTCGAGACCCCGACAAACGCGCTCGCCTCGGACGGGACGGGCGCGAGTACGTCGAGGAAAACCACGACATCGAGACCGTCACCGACCAACTCGTGGACCTGTACGAAGAGGTGCTAGAGCGGGAACCGACCGGGAACATGAAACCGGAGGCGACTTCCGACTTCGATTATCTCCACTCCCAGTACGAAGACCAACGGAACAAGAAGTTCAAACTCCGTTACCAGATGAAAAAGCGCGAGGAGCTGGAAGAGGAGTTACAGGAACTCCAGAACAAGGCCGAGGAGTACGAGGAACTGAAAGAGGAGGTAGAGGACCTCCGGTACAAGGTTCAGCGTTACGAGGAACTGCTCGAGTGA
- a CDS encoding glycosyltransferase, giving the protein MEWNYRIQRQVTELADAGHEVTLISLSAPQDLEQSTNVRIITVDTYGPAGHVFAYLREQGAVRRKLIEKSINGTGAVLKRTDALTGVGGEYDYDMRGVIRRFQSEYGAPLISRSFVGDIPDRVFWMDFDVVQVHDSYAISAGIEIAERTDARLVADIVELATERTGDALKSESVISSIVVKKWFKRVYSKFHDSIAVGDGVASWTAEELDIDKPTIIRNCRPAALRDIEPPYDIRAETPMPDDALLGVFVGAIRETIGVDSLLRALPRLDREVYVSLLGPGHDSDYAEHLRETAEETGVSEKLNFIDPVNAREVPATIMSADFGFHGLDDSALNNIYALPNKFFEYVTAQIPLAVPNYPDMGGLVKEYDMGVSFAEVAPEEIASSLENLFENYDRYKENVVEASRELTWANEAEKYRTLIEEQAAESTEKRPAYEWIDGDRGTVGSGQIQ; this is encoded by the coding sequence TTGGAGTGGAACTATCGGATTCAGCGACAGGTCACGGAGTTGGCCGACGCCGGTCACGAAGTGACGCTGATTTCCCTCTCTGCACCGCAAGACCTCGAACAGTCGACAAACGTTCGTATTATCACAGTAGATACGTACGGACCGGCAGGACACGTATTCGCATATTTACGGGAGCAAGGAGCGGTTCGGCGGAAACTCATCGAAAAATCCATCAACGGCACGGGGGCGGTGTTGAAACGCACCGACGCCCTCACCGGCGTCGGTGGGGAGTACGACTACGATATGCGGGGAGTTATACGGCGGTTTCAGAGCGAGTACGGCGCGCCCCTCATCTCTCGGAGTTTCGTCGGCGACATCCCGGACAGGGTATTCTGGATGGACTTCGACGTCGTGCAAGTCCACGACTCGTACGCTATCTCAGCCGGAATCGAAATCGCCGAACGGACTGACGCTCGACTGGTCGCGGACATCGTCGAGCTTGCAACCGAGCGGACGGGTGACGCGCTGAAATCGGAGTCGGTTATCTCGTCTATCGTCGTGAAGAAATGGTTCAAGCGAGTGTACAGTAAATTCCACGACTCGATTGCAGTCGGGGACGGCGTCGCGTCGTGGACCGCAGAGGAGTTGGACATCGACAAGCCGACCATCATTCGGAACTGTCGCCCGGCGGCACTCCGTGACATTGAACCGCCGTACGACATCCGGGCGGAGACGCCGATGCCGGACGATGCACTCCTCGGTGTGTTCGTCGGAGCGATACGCGAGACCATCGGCGTGGACTCACTCCTTCGGGCACTACCGCGTCTGGACAGAGAGGTGTACGTGTCACTGCTCGGGCCGGGTCACGACTCCGACTACGCGGAACACCTGCGGGAGACTGCCGAAGAGACGGGCGTCAGCGAGAAACTCAACTTCATCGACCCGGTGAACGCTCGCGAAGTGCCGGCCACGATTATGTCGGCCGACTTCGGATTCCACGGGCTGGACGACTCGGCACTGAACAACATCTACGCGCTCCCCAACAAGTTCTTCGAGTACGTCACGGCACAAATTCCGCTCGCCGTCCCGAACTATCCGGACATGGGTGGGCTGGTGAAGGAGTACGACATGGGCGTCTCGTTCGCGGAGGTGGCCCCCGAGGAAATCGCGTCGTCGCTCGAAAACCTCTTCGAGAACTACGACCGGTACAAAGAGAACGTCGTCGAAGCGAGTCGGGAACTTACGTGGGCCAACGAGGCCGAGAAGTACCGCACCCTCATCGAGGAACAGGCCGCCGAGTCGACCGAGAAGCGGCCTGCCTACGAGTGGATAGACGGCGACCGCGGGACAGTCGGGTCGGGCCAAATCCAGTGA
- a CDS encoding acyltransferase, giving the protein MAEDTPAGVDVGETAILGVEYTEDSNPPVVGEGSTVREGTIVYNDVETGTGFQTGHHALVREQTVLGDDVLVGTQAVIDGATAVGDGVAMQTGVYVPRETDIGDDVFLGPNATLLNDMYPAIRRDADLVGPDIRDGASVGANATVLPGVTVGQNAFVAAGAVVVEDVPPETLAMGVPAETRPLPEALDDGL; this is encoded by the coding sequence ATGGCAGAGGATACACCGGCGGGCGTCGACGTGGGCGAGACAGCTATCCTCGGGGTCGAGTACACCGAGGACTCGAACCCGCCAGTCGTCGGCGAGGGGAGTACCGTCCGTGAGGGCACAATCGTCTACAACGACGTGGAGACAGGCACGGGATTCCAGACGGGCCACCACGCCTTGGTCCGCGAGCAGACCGTCCTCGGCGACGACGTACTGGTCGGAACGCAGGCGGTCATCGACGGTGCGACGGCCGTGGGTGACGGCGTGGCGATGCAGACGGGCGTATACGTCCCCCGCGAGACGGACATCGGCGACGACGTATTCCTCGGACCGAACGCCACGCTGTTGAACGACATGTACCCGGCCATCCGCCGCGACGCGGACCTCGTCGGCCCGGACATCCGCGACGGAGCCAGCGTCGGCGCGAACGCGACGGTCCTTCCGGGCGTCACCGTCGGGCAGAACGCGTTCGTCGCTGCGGGTGCCGTCGTGGTCGAGGACGTGCCCCCGGAGACGCTGGCGATGGGCGTCCCTGCCGAGACGCGACCGCTCCCCGAGGCACTCGACGACGGGCTGTAG
- a CDS encoding aryl-sulfate sulfotransferase encodes MRNRLRIGLVALLLVSVGFLGYSWATSDVRASESLYESAYDDGGQVVPDRPNHTAISINRRWQGTVASALLVFTPEGGVAYHNDTHYVYADVDPIPGTRSVFTISANLRAGETCQQYINRTEGRCTRNNFERMWWNNGTTETVYRESATNPGPRSSVNWHDADRLNSTHYLVADIAADRVFIVDVRTGEHTWTWDANQSYDPDSGGEYPGDWTHINDADMLHDGRVMASLRNQDSVVFIEPGEGIQENWTLGSDGDHDVMFEQHNPDYIPASRGGPAVLVADSENDRIVEYQRVDGTWEQSWVWSDPRLEWPRDADRLPNGNTLIVDSNGGRVIEVDQSGEVVWSVPISLPYDAERIGTGDESAGGHSATALNLTSRIASTDANRTTARNESVVIDEKRSFQLERIFGLVLPDEQASLLASGLQWTTPAWVLAEQIVAGFVALLTLLALVVTETVRVLRRRGVLDRVAVR; translated from the coding sequence ATGAGGAATCGGCTACGAATCGGTCTCGTCGCACTGCTTCTCGTCTCTGTCGGATTTCTCGGATACTCGTGGGCAACCTCGGACGTTCGGGCCAGCGAGTCGCTGTACGAGTCCGCGTACGACGACGGCGGGCAAGTCGTCCCCGACCGGCCGAACCACACGGCCATCTCAATCAACCGCCGGTGGCAAGGAACCGTCGCGTCGGCACTCCTCGTGTTCACGCCCGAGGGGGGCGTCGCCTATCACAACGACACGCACTACGTCTACGCCGACGTGGACCCGATACCGGGGACGCGGTCGGTGTTCACGATTTCGGCGAACCTCCGGGCCGGCGAGACGTGCCAGCAGTACATCAACCGCACCGAGGGGCGGTGCACCCGCAACAACTTCGAGCGGATGTGGTGGAACAACGGCACGACGGAGACTGTCTACCGGGAGTCCGCGACGAACCCCGGCCCGCGCTCGTCGGTCAACTGGCACGATGCCGACCGCCTCAACAGCACGCACTACCTCGTCGCGGACATCGCCGCCGACAGGGTGTTCATCGTCGACGTGCGGACCGGCGAGCACACGTGGACGTGGGACGCCAACCAGTCGTACGACCCCGACAGCGGCGGTGAGTACCCCGGGGACTGGACGCACATCAACGACGCCGACATGCTGCACGACGGCCGCGTCATGGCATCGCTTCGGAACCAAGACTCCGTCGTGTTCATCGAACCGGGCGAGGGGATACAGGAGAACTGGACGCTCGGCAGCGACGGTGACCACGACGTCATGTTCGAGCAGCACAACCCAGACTACATCCCCGCGTCGAGAGGCGGCCCGGCGGTGCTGGTCGCGGACAGCGAGAACGACCGCATCGTCGAGTACCAGCGCGTCGACGGCACGTGGGAGCAGTCGTGGGTCTGGTCCGACCCCCGTCTCGAATGGCCCCGTGACGCCGACCGGCTCCCGAACGGTAACACGCTCATCGTCGACTCGAACGGTGGCCGCGTCATCGAAGTCGACCAGTCGGGCGAAGTCGTCTGGAGCGTCCCGATATCGCTCCCCTACGACGCAGAACGCATCGGCACCGGCGACGAGAGCGCGGGCGGACACAGTGCCACAGCGTTGAACCTCACGAGCCGTATCGCCTCGACCGACGCCAACCGGACCACCGCGAGAAACGAGAGCGTCGTCATCGACGAGAAGCGGTCGTTCCAGTTGGAGCGTATCTTCGGCCTCGTCCTCCCCGACGAACAGGCGTCGCTGCTCGCGTCCGGGTTACAGTGGACGACACCGGCGTGGGTGCTCGCGGAGCAAATCGTCGCCGGATTCGTGGCACTCCTCACCCTGTTGGCCCTCGTCGTGACCGAGACTGTGCGGGTACTCCGCCGGCGCGGTGTCCTCGACCGCGTCGCTGTGCGGTAG
- a CDS encoding NAD-dependent epimerase/dehydratase family protein: MTESPSSNTHVAVTGAAGYIGSRVVAQLQAAHPDWEVTALDNFYLGDIRAIGDVPVEHVDIRNRDRLADALDGADVVLHLAAISGVDDCDEDADLAYDVNVVGTNNVAWHCRQTGAGLTFPFSMAVVGDPQSFPITVDHPRDPLNWYGRTKLLGEHAIEDFADGAFPAHQFMIANLYGSHELNGRRVSKGTVINFFVDRALAGEPLTVYEPGTQSRNFVHVRDVADAFVKSAERLVDQTAAGETGTEKFEIASDEDHSVMAVAETVQAVAADILGREPAVELVENPRAAETLVDEFGVDTSRAAEKLGWEPRESVEQTVRELLSDA; this comes from the coding sequence ATGACCGAATCGCCGTCCTCGAACACTCACGTCGCGGTCACGGGCGCGGCGGGATACATCGGCAGTCGCGTCGTCGCACAACTGCAGGCGGCCCACCCCGACTGGGAGGTGACCGCGCTGGACAACTTCTACCTCGGTGACATCCGTGCCATCGGTGACGTACCCGTCGAACACGTCGACATCCGCAACCGCGACCGACTCGCCGACGCACTCGACGGTGCGGACGTAGTCCTCCACTTGGCCGCGATTTCGGGCGTCGACGACTGTGACGAGGACGCGGACTTGGCCTACGACGTGAACGTCGTCGGCACGAACAACGTCGCGTGGCACTGCCGGCAGACGGGTGCCGGACTGACCTTCCCGTTCTCGATGGCCGTCGTCGGTGACCCACAGTCGTTCCCCATCACGGTCGACCACCCGCGAGACCCGCTGAACTGGTACGGCCGGACGAAACTGCTGGGCGAACACGCCATCGAGGACTTCGCCGACGGCGCGTTCCCGGCCCACCAGTTCATGATTGCGAACCTCTACGGCAGTCACGAACTGAACGGCCGCCGCGTCTCGAAGGGGACCGTGATTAACTTCTTCGTCGACCGCGCGCTCGCCGGCGAACCGCTGACCGTCTACGAACCGGGCACCCAGTCGCGCAACTTCGTCCACGTCCGCGACGTGGCGGACGCCTTCGTCAAGAGTGCCGAGCGACTCGTCGACCAGACGGCGGCGGGCGAGACGGGCACGGAGAAGTTCGAGATAGCGAGCGACGAGGACCACAGCGTGATGGCCGTCGCCGAGACGGTCCAGGCTGTCGCCGCTGACATCCTCGGGCGGGAGCCGGCGGTCGAACTCGTCGAGAACCCCCGTGCGGCCGAGACGCTCGTCGACGAGTTCGGCGTCGACACGTCCCGGGCCGCCGAGAAACTGGGGTGGGAGCCACGTGAGTCCGTCGAGCAGACCGTGCGTGAACTCCTCTCGGACGCCTGA
- a CDS encoding guanosine monophosphate reductase, with amino-acid sequence MDELRTGLSYGDVLLVPQRSPVDSRTDVDLTTRLTPAIELDTPLVSAAMDTVTSAELARRLGDSGGVGTIHRFFTVEEQAEAVATAAADGVPVTAAVGIDEDYLGRTEALLEAGAAAVVVDVAHGHLGRTLDAVADIRAEFPDVELVAGNVATPSGVEDLHAAGADCVKVGIGPGSHCTTRKVAGAGVPQLTAIDDCADAAADLGVTVCADGGIRTSGDAVKALMAGADTVMMGSLFAGTEEAPGDVVEVDGVKYKRSRGMATTAAAEERSDKEENVTADEGVEGLTPYKGPVVEVAEEFCAGIRSGLSYCGGHTIPDARENAEFIRVAGSAKEREGAHSDHEWESVSVDSTKHAKSEADD; translated from the coding sequence ATGGACGAACTGCGAACGGGACTCAGCTACGGTGACGTGTTACTCGTCCCACAGCGGTCTCCCGTCGACAGTCGGACCGACGTCGACCTCACGACGCGGCTCACGCCTGCCATCGAACTCGATACGCCGTTGGTGTCCGCGGCGATGGACACGGTGACGAGTGCCGAGTTGGCCCGTCGCCTCGGAGACAGCGGCGGCGTCGGGACGATACACCGGTTTTTCACCGTCGAGGAACAGGCCGAAGCCGTGGCGACGGCCGCCGCGGACGGCGTTCCGGTGACGGCCGCCGTCGGCATCGACGAGGACTACCTCGGGCGTACCGAGGCACTACTCGAAGCCGGCGCGGCCGCCGTCGTCGTCGACGTCGCACACGGGCATCTGGGGCGGACGCTCGACGCCGTCGCGGACATCCGCGCCGAGTTCCCGGATGTCGAACTCGTCGCCGGGAACGTGGCGACGCCGTCGGGTGTCGAGGACCTCCACGCCGCCGGCGCGGACTGTGTGAAGGTCGGCATCGGCCCCGGGTCACACTGCACGACGCGGAAAGTCGCGGGTGCGGGCGTCCCGCAGTTGACGGCTATCGACGACTGTGCCGACGCCGCAGCGGACCTCGGCGTCACCGTCTGTGCCGACGGGGGGATTCGCACCTCCGGCGACGCAGTGAAGGCCCTGATGGCCGGTGCGGACACCGTGATGATGGGCAGTCTGTTCGCGGGGACCGAGGAAGCCCCCGGCGACGTCGTCGAAGTCGACGGCGTGAAGTACAAACGCTCGCGTGGGATGGCGACGACGGCCGCCGCCGAGGAACGCTCCGACAAGGAGGAGAACGTCACCGCCGACGAGGGCGTCGAAGGGCTGACGCCGTACAAGGGGCCGGTCGTCGAGGTGGCCGAGGAGTTCTGTGCCGGTATCAGGTCGGGCCTCTCGTACTGTGGCGGCCACACGATTCCGGACGCGCGCGAGAACGCCGAGTTCATCCGCGTCGCCGGGAGTGCCAAGGAGCGGGAAGGGGCACACTCGGACCACGAGTGGGAGTCCGTCAGTGTGGACAGTACGAAGCATGCGAAAAGCGAGGCCGACGATTGA
- a CDS encoding uracil-xanthine permease family protein: protein MGTETEGEIDLDYGVDDKPPWLKSILLGLQHVAVMIVPATAVAYIVAGAVGLEAADTAYLVQMVLLFSGIATIVQTYTVGPVGSKLPIVMGTSFTFVGAASSIGASSGLAAVFGAILVTGFVVEGLVGWQFKRIRPFFPPLVTGLVVVIIGLYLIPVGMDYAAGGVGAADYGSLTNLGLASLVLSIAVALNMFTSGVTRLLSVLVGIVVGYGVAVALGVVDFGPIADAAWFAVPRPGEFGFAFEPVPIVTFAFLFLVSAMETVGDMSGITAAEGRNPTHEEFRGGLFTDGLLSSIGSAFAAFPITSFSQNVGIVNFTGVMSRHVVGIGGVLLAVLGLVPKVGAAVTTIPSAVFGGAVLLMVGMVAASGTRLIFLHTDLNRRNMVIMAVSLGLGLGVATRPEALGGLPSAAETFFGQPVILTALSALVLNTFVPGDQSPLFDADPDETPAESMGILSSDD, encoded by the coding sequence ATGGGAACCGAGACTGAGGGTGAAATCGACCTCGACTACGGGGTCGACGACAAGCCGCCGTGGCTCAAGTCGATACTGTTGGGGCTCCAGCACGTCGCGGTGATGATAGTTCCGGCGACGGCCGTGGCGTACATCGTCGCGGGGGCCGTCGGACTCGAAGCGGCCGACACGGCCTACCTCGTCCAGATGGTGTTGCTGTTCTCGGGCATCGCCACCATCGTTCAGACCTACACCGTCGGACCGGTCGGGTCGAAACTCCCAATCGTGATGGGGACGAGTTTCACCTTCGTCGGTGCGGCGTCGTCCATCGGCGCGAGTTCCGGGCTGGCCGCGGTCTTCGGCGCGATACTCGTGACCGGATTCGTCGTCGAGGGCCTCGTCGGCTGGCAGTTCAAGCGTATCAGACCCTTCTTCCCGCCACTCGTGACCGGCCTCGTCGTGGTCATCATCGGGCTGTACCTCATCCCCGTCGGGATGGACTACGCGGCGGGCGGGGTCGGTGCGGCCGACTACGGGTCGCTCACGAACCTTGGCCTCGCGTCGCTCGTCCTGTCCATCGCCGTCGCCCTCAACATGTTCACGAGCGGCGTCACGCGACTGCTCTCGGTCCTCGTCGGTATCGTCGTGGGCTACGGCGTCGCCGTCGCGCTCGGCGTCGTCGACTTCGGTCCCATCGCGGACGCGGCGTGGTTCGCGGTGCCGCGCCCCGGGGAGTTCGGCTTCGCGTTCGAACCGGTCCCCATCGTGACGTTCGCGTTCCTGTTTCTCGTCTCCGCGATGGAAACCGTCGGGGACATGTCCGGCATCACGGCCGCAGAGGGCCGCAACCCTACTCACGAGGAGTTCCGGGGCGGCCTCTTCACCGACGGACTGCTCAGTTCCATCGGCTCTGCCTTCGCCGCGTTCCCCATCACTTCCTTCTCCCAAAACGTCGGCATCGTCAACTTCACCGGCGTGATGAGCCGTCACGTCGTCGGCATCGGCGGCGTCCTCCTCGCCGTCCTCGGCCTCGTCCCGAAGGTCGGTGCCGCCGTCACGACGATTCCCAGTGCCGTCTTCGGCGGTGCGGTCCTGCTGATGGTCGGGATGGTCGCCGCGAGCGGGACGCGACTCATCTTCCTGCACACGGACCTGAACCGGCGCAACATGGTCATCATGGCCGTCTCGCTCGGTCTCGGCCTCGGCGTCGCGACCCGGCCCGAAGCCCTCGGCGGCCTCCCGAGTGCTGCCGAGACGTTCTTCGGGCAACCGGTCATCCTGACGGCACTGTCGGCACTCGTCCTCAACACGTTCGTCCCCGGCGACCAGAGTCCGCTGTTCGACGCCGACCCCGACGAGACGCCCGCCGAGTCGATGGGGATTCTCTCCAGCGACGACTGA